From Topomyia yanbarensis strain Yona2022 chromosome 1, ASM3024719v1, whole genome shotgun sequence, one genomic window encodes:
- the LOC131693905 gene encoding uncharacterized protein LOC131693905, producing MTSQVLQRVVDEKFYFIYTTATEICLPELAVLTLFDKNHPAESFGTLTASEWEDIVEGTELQGKGLEIFNRIAAWKLEANVYPGQSCIPPLDPGMYVLQVIHDDADDLPHTAHTESTVKDLDDTGDTVEMP from the exons ATGACATCACAAGTGCTGCAAAGAGTTGTGGATGAAAAGTTTTACTTCATTTATACTACTGCAACGGAAATATGTTTACCCGAACTTGCAGTGCTAACGTTATTTG ataAAAACCACCCGGCGGAAAGCTTTGGGACGTTAACGGCTTCAGAATGGGAAGATATTGTGGAAGGTACCGAGCTACAAGGGAAAGGACTGGAGATTTTCAATCGGATTGCGGCATGGAAATTAGAAGCG AATGTGTATCCTGGTCAATCGTGTATACCGCCGCTTGATCCGGGTATGTATGTTCTCCAGGTGATACACGACGATGCAGACGATCTACCACATACGGCTCATACAGAATCCACCGTTAAGGACCTTGACGATACTGGAGACACTGTGGAAATGCCATAA